The following coding sequences are from one Pseudomonas mendocina window:
- a CDS encoding response regulator — protein sequence MIPLLVCDDSNMARKQLIRALPAEWPVTLSQASNGEEALALIRQGQGQVMLLDLTMPVLDGYQTLAALRAEGLNSQVIVVSGDVQDEAVRRVRELGALAFIKKPADPDILRQTLIELGLFNPQGTPTAQAQAAALSELKVSFRDALREVSNVAMGRAAALLAKVLGVFVQLPVPQVNIFEVSELHMTLLDAQRGERFSAICQGFIGEAIAGEALLLFHDSEVDDMARLLGWQPKNEAETSEMLLDLASILIGACLAGVAEQLDLRFSQGHPQLLGQHASLDQIIQVNRQRWRKTLAVEISYSLEGHAIHFDLLLLFTEDSIKRLTAKIGYLME from the coding sequence AATGGCCGGTCACCCTCAGCCAGGCCAGCAACGGCGAGGAAGCACTGGCCTTGATCCGTCAGGGCCAAGGCCAGGTCATGCTGCTCGACCTGACCATGCCCGTGCTCGATGGCTACCAGACACTGGCCGCGCTACGCGCCGAAGGCCTCAACAGCCAGGTCATCGTGGTGTCCGGTGACGTGCAGGACGAAGCGGTGCGCCGCGTCCGCGAGCTCGGTGCCCTGGCGTTCATCAAGAAACCCGCCGATCCCGATATCCTGCGCCAGACCCTGATCGAACTGGGCCTGTTCAATCCACAGGGCACACCAACGGCGCAGGCTCAGGCAGCGGCGCTCTCGGAGCTGAAGGTGAGCTTCCGCGACGCCCTGCGCGAGGTCAGCAACGTCGCCATGGGCCGCGCCGCCGCGCTGCTGGCCAAGGTGCTCGGGGTATTCGTGCAGTTGCCGGTGCCGCAGGTGAACATCTTCGAAGTCAGCGAACTGCACATGACCCTGCTCGACGCCCAGCGCGGCGAACGCTTCAGCGCCATCTGCCAGGGCTTCATTGGCGAGGCCATCGCCGGCGAAGCGCTGCTGCTGTTCCACGACTCGGAAGTGGACGACATGGCGCGTCTGCTCGGCTGGCAACCGAAGAACGAGGCAGAAACATCGGAAATGCTCCTGGATCTGGCCAGCATCCTGATCGGCGCCTGCCTGGCCGGCGTCGCCGAGCAACTCGACCTGCGTTTCTCCCAGGGCCATCCGCAACTGCTCGGCCAGCATGCCAGTCTCGACCAGATCATCCAGGTCAACCGCCAGCGCTGGCGCAAGACCCTGGCCGTGGAAATCAGCTACAGCCTGGAAGGCCACGCGATTCATTTCGACCTGCTGCTGTTGTTCACCGAAGACTCGATCAAGCGCCTGACCGCCAAGATCGGCTACCTGATGGAGTAA
- a CDS encoding DEAD/DEAH box helicase, which produces MTFASLGLIEPLLRTLADLDYQTPTPVQSQAIPAVLKGRDLMAAAQTGTGKTAGFALPLLQRLTLEGPQVASNSVRTLVLVPTRELAEQVLQSFLSYGQNLPLSSYAVYGGVSINPQMMKLRKGVDVLVATPGRLLDLYRQNAVKFSQLQTLVLDEADRMLDLGFARELDELFSALPKKRQTLLFSATFSDAIRQMAGELLRDPLSVEVSPRNAAAKSVKQWLIPVDKKRKGELFLYLLQEKRWGQVLVFAKTRKGVDQLEQELLAIGVSADSIHGDKPQPSRLRALERFKAGEVQVLVATDVAARGLDIDDLPLVVNLDLPINAEDYVHRIGRTGRAGSKGEAISLVCADEVDQLAAIENLTQQLIKRVDEPDFIPDHRVPLTAVGGQVLKKPKKPKQKLIPGAGKAGGKGNIHLGRWFEEEDAKPKAKAVRKVPSFGSKPKGGKK; this is translated from the coding sequence ATGACCTTCGCCTCCCTTGGCCTGATCGAGCCGCTGCTGCGCACCCTTGCTGACCTCGATTACCAGACTCCGACTCCGGTGCAGAGCCAGGCGATTCCCGCCGTGCTCAAGGGCCGCGACCTGATGGCCGCAGCGCAGACCGGAACCGGCAAAACGGCCGGTTTCGCCCTGCCGTTGTTGCAACGTCTGACCCTGGAGGGGCCGCAGGTGGCGAGCAACTCGGTACGCACGCTGGTGCTGGTGCCGACCCGTGAGCTGGCCGAGCAGGTGCTGCAGAGCTTTCTGAGCTACGGCCAGAACCTGCCGCTCTCCAGCTATGCGGTGTATGGCGGGGTCAGCATCAACCCGCAGATGATGAAGCTGCGCAAGGGTGTCGATGTGCTGGTGGCCACGCCGGGCCGGTTGCTCGACTTGTACCGGCAGAACGCGGTGAAGTTCAGCCAGTTGCAGACCTTGGTGCTCGACGAGGCGGATCGCATGCTCGACCTCGGTTTCGCCCGTGAGCTGGACGAGCTGTTCAGCGCGTTGCCGAAAAAGCGCCAGACCCTGCTGTTCTCTGCCACTTTCTCCGACGCCATCCGGCAGATGGCCGGCGAACTGCTGCGCGACCCGCTGTCGGTGGAAGTCAGCCCGCGCAACGCGGCGGCCAAGAGCGTCAAGCAGTGGCTGATCCCGGTGGACAAGAAGCGCAAGGGCGAACTGTTCCTGTACCTGCTGCAGGAAAAACGCTGGGGGCAGGTGCTGGTGTTCGCCAAGACCCGCAAGGGTGTCGATCAGCTCGAACAGGAACTGCTGGCCATCGGCGTCAGTGCTGACTCGATCCACGGTGACAAGCCGCAGCCGAGCCGCTTGCGCGCCCTGGAGCGTTTCAAGGCCGGCGAGGTGCAGGTGTTGGTCGCTACCGACGTAGCCGCACGGGGGCTGGATATCGATGACCTGCCATTGGTGGTCAACCTCGACCTGCCGATCAACGCCGAGGACTACGTGCACCGCATTGGCCGAACCGGTCGCGCGGGCAGCAAGGGCGAGGCGATCTCGCTGGTCTGCGCCGACGAGGTCGACCAGTTGGCGGCTATCGAGAACCTCACTCAGCAGTTGATCAAGCGTGTCGACGAGCCCGATTTTATTCCGGATCACCGCGTACCACTGACGGCGGTCGGCGGTCAGGTACTGAAGAAACCGAAGAAGCCCAAGCAGAAGCTGATTCCCGGTGCGGGCAAGGCGGGCGGCAAGGGCAATATCCACCTCGGTCGCTGGTTCGAGGAAGAGGATGCCAAGCCCAAAGCCAAGGCGGTACGCAAGGTGCCGAGCTTCGGCAGCAAGCCCAAGGGCGGAAAAAAGTAG
- the cobB gene encoding Sir2 family NAD+-dependent deacetylase — protein sequence MPHPNIVILTGAGISAESGIRTFRAADGLWENHRIEEVATPEGFARDPALVQRFYDMRRAQLRDPAIAPNAGHLALAELEAGWQGEFMLVTQNVDNLHERAGSRRLLHMHGELQSMLCSNSQQRFQLLEDMPVEQACACCGLKGTLRPDIVWFGEMPYHMERIHDALEQCELFVSIGTSGHVYPAAGFVEQARRAGAHTLEINLEPSLGHSLFAEKRYGPATEQLPRWVAEQLAN from the coding sequence ATGCCTCATCCCAATATCGTCATTCTCACCGGCGCCGGTATCTCTGCCGAAAGCGGCATCCGCACCTTCCGCGCCGCTGACGGACTCTGGGAGAACCACCGCATCGAAGAGGTGGCTACGCCCGAAGGTTTCGCCCGTGATCCGGCGCTGGTGCAGCGCTTCTACGACATGCGTCGCGCCCAGTTGCGCGATCCGGCCATCGCACCGAATGCCGGGCACCTGGCCCTGGCCGAACTGGAGGCCGGCTGGCAAGGTGAGTTCATGCTGGTCACGCAGAACGTCGACAACCTGCACGAACGCGCCGGCTCCAGGCGCTTGCTGCACATGCACGGCGAGTTGCAGTCGATGCTGTGCAGCAACAGCCAGCAGCGTTTTCAGCTGCTGGAGGACATGCCGGTCGAACAGGCGTGCGCCTGCTGCGGTCTGAAGGGCACGCTGCGACCGGATATCGTCTGGTTCGGCGAGATGCCCTATCACATGGAGCGCATCCATGACGCGCTGGAGCAATGCGAGCTGTTCGTCAGCATCGGCACCTCGGGCCATGTCTACCCGGCGGCGGGTTTCGTCGAGCAGGCCCGTCGGGCCGGCGCGCATACGCTGGAGATCAATCTGGAGCCGAGTCTGGGTCACTCGCTGTTCGCGGAAAAACGCTACGGCCCGGCCACCGAGCAGTTGCCCCGCTGGGTGGCGGAGCAACTGGCCAATTGA
- the pfkB gene encoding 1-phosphofructokinase: MARILTLTLNPALDLTLRLDRLQPGAINRCHELRSHAAGKGLNVAQVLADLGHNLSVGGFLGRANAAPFESLMHKRGFHDLFVRVPGETRSNIKLAEADGCITDLNGPGPQVEAEHLQRLEEELEPLLAGHDAVVVAGSLPRGITPQWFAGLLRRIKASGVPLIVDSSGAALQAALGVAPWLIKPNEEELTEVCGSDLSAAVQTLRAQGIEHVLLSRGAEGVEWHGPDIALRAIPPRVEVASTVGAGDSLLAASLHGLLEGWPAERTLRLATAVAAQAVTQIGFGIHDREQLARLEAAVQLHSIEE; encoded by the coding sequence ATGGCCCGAATCCTGACCCTGACCCTGAACCCGGCACTGGATCTGACCCTGCGTCTCGACCGCCTGCAGCCCGGCGCGATCAACCGCTGCCATGAGCTGCGCAGCCATGCGGCCGGCAAGGGCCTGAACGTCGCCCAGGTGCTGGCCGACCTTGGTCACAATCTGAGCGTCGGCGGCTTTCTCGGGCGCGCCAATGCCGCGCCGTTCGAAAGCCTGATGCACAAGCGCGGCTTTCACGACCTGTTCGTCCGTGTGCCGGGCGAGACGCGCAGCAACATCAAGCTGGCCGAAGCCGACGGCTGCATCACCGACCTCAACGGCCCCGGCCCGCAGGTCGAGGCCGAACACCTGCAACGCCTGGAAGAGGAGCTGGAGCCGCTGCTAGCCGGGCATGACGCCGTGGTGGTGGCCGGCAGCCTGCCGCGTGGCATCACCCCGCAGTGGTTCGCCGGTTTGCTGCGGCGCATCAAGGCCAGTGGCGTACCACTGATTGTAGATAGCAGCGGTGCTGCCCTGCAGGCGGCCCTCGGCGTCGCCCCCTGGCTGATCAAACCCAATGAGGAAGAGCTTACCGAAGTATGCGGCAGCGATCTGTCTGCCGCCGTGCAGACGCTGCGCGCACAGGGTATCGAGCACGTGCTGCTGTCACGTGGCGCAGAAGGCGTCGAATGGCACGGCCCGGACATTGCCCTGCGCGCCATTCCGCCGCGTGTCGAGGTCGCCAGTACGGTCGGTGCTGGTGACTCGCTGCTGGCGGCCAGCCTGCACGGCCTGCTCGAGGGCTGGCCAGCCGAACGCACCTTGCGCCTGGCCACGGCGGTGGCGGCGCAGGCGGTCACCCAGATCGGCTTCGGCATCCATGATCGCGAGCAGCTGGCCCGTCTTGAAGCGGCCGTGCAATTGCACTCCATAGAAGAATAA
- a CDS encoding PAS domain-containing protein — MPAQIDIKEVHWLLDIVQCIDVGVVVLDRQYRVEVWNAFMENHSGLGPDQVQGRSLFELFPDIDRPWLERKVESVVQLGTRAFSLWQQRPYLMRFKSYQPITGQADFMYQNVTVLPLAGQPVEHVCLVIYDMTAAAVAAQA; from the coding sequence ATGCCCGCGCAGATCGATATCAAGGAAGTTCACTGGCTGCTCGACATCGTGCAGTGCATCGACGTCGGCGTGGTGGTGCTCGACCGCCAGTACCGCGTCGAGGTGTGGAACGCCTTCATGGAAAATCACTCCGGGTTGGGGCCGGATCAGGTACAGGGGCGCTCGCTGTTCGAACTCTTCCCCGACATCGACCGCCCCTGGCTGGAGCGCAAGGTGGAAAGCGTGGTGCAGCTGGGCACGCGCGCCTTCAGCCTGTGGCAGCAGCGCCCGTACCTGATGCGCTTCAAGAGCTATCAGCCGATCACCGGCCAGGCCGACTTCATGTACCAGAACGTCACCGTGCTGCCGCTGGCTGGCCAGCCGGTGGAACATGTGTGCCTGGTGATCTATGACATGACCGCGGCGGCAGTGGCGGCACAGGCTTGA
- a CDS encoding IS481 family transposase has translation MPWLERSTMSIRREFVLLAGQPQSNVRELCRRYGISPRTGYKWLDRYREQGDAGLQDRSRRPLSSPGRSDPTLEQTVVQLHHRYPYWGARKLRSLLMTAAVDPPHHSTIDAILKRHDCHVLYHNEQAQAPANHRFEHPNPNDLWQIDFKGSVPLNDRRSPRCHPLTLLDDHSRFSLCLQACEGERLELVKPHLIEVFRQYGLPLRITADNGPPWGSNIAGGLSKLEVWLMRLGIEVSHSRPHHPQTQGKLERFHQTLKREVLHRAFSDLQHCQQVMSRWRDEYNHYRPHEALDQRPPIERYRPSPRSYPEQLPAIEYEPGDHVVNVRQTGQVYFKGLNVFVSGGLYGEKVAIRPTAEEGVYDVVFIRKTLRQIDLRQRAT, from the coding sequence ATGCCGTGGCTGGAGCGCAGCACTATGTCGATAAGGCGAGAGTTTGTTCTGCTGGCAGGGCAGCCCCAAAGTAATGTGCGGGAGCTCTGTCGGCGGTATGGCATCAGTCCCAGAACTGGCTACAAATGGCTGGATCGGTACCGTGAGCAAGGCGATGCAGGCTTACAGGATCGATCCCGCCGTCCCCTGAGCAGTCCAGGGCGCAGCGATCCGACGTTGGAACAAACGGTTGTGCAATTGCACCACCGCTATCCCTATTGGGGCGCTCGCAAACTGCGAAGCTTGTTGATGACTGCGGCTGTTGATCCGCCTCACCACAGCACTATCGACGCCATCCTCAAGCGCCACGATTGTCATGTCCTTTACCACAATGAGCAGGCGCAAGCGCCGGCTAACCATCGTTTCGAGCATCCCAATCCGAACGACCTCTGGCAGATCGACTTCAAGGGTAGCGTCCCCCTAAACGATCGCCGTTCGCCTCGTTGTCATCCCTTGACCCTGCTGGACGATCACTCACGCTTTTCGCTCTGCCTGCAAGCCTGTGAGGGGGAGCGGCTGGAGCTGGTCAAACCGCATCTGATCGAGGTTTTCCGTCAGTACGGTTTGCCGCTGCGTATCACCGCCGACAACGGGCCGCCTTGGGGTTCTAATATTGCCGGTGGACTATCAAAATTGGAGGTTTGGCTGATGCGGCTGGGGATCGAGGTCAGCCATAGTCGGCCTCATCATCCACAGACTCAGGGCAAGCTGGAGCGCTTCCACCAGACACTCAAACGCGAAGTGCTGCATCGCGCGTTCAGCGACTTGCAGCATTGTCAGCAAGTGATGAGCCGCTGGCGAGACGAGTACAACCATTACCGTCCGCACGAAGCACTTGATCAACGGCCCCCTATAGAGCGCTATAGGCCCAGTCCACGAAGCTACCCGGAGCAACTGCCAGCCATCGAATATGAACCGGGTGATCACGTGGTGAATGTACGTCAGACCGGGCAGGTGTATTTCAAAGGGCTCAACGTCTTCGTAAGTGGAGGTCTATATGGGGAGAAGGTCGCCATCCGACCAACTGCCGAAGAGGGTGTCTACGATGTGGTATTCATCCGCAAAACGCTGCGTCAGATAGACCTGAGGCAACGGGCAACATGA
- a CDS encoding fructose-specific PTS transporter subunit EIIC has product MNLLIVTACPNGQVTSVLCSRLLQAAAERLGWQTRVEVHDARAIGSPLSEAQIAAADWVLVVKTGELPLSRFVGKRLFQATPAEALADPQRFLREAAERAQTYGDSSEPASGGRRRLVAVTACPTGVAHTFMAAEALQQAALRMGIELQVETRGSVGARNLLDDAAIDAADAVLLATDIEVDTSRFAGKKVYRCGTGVALKQPQQTLERALSEARPLSEAKPAEGNAAAPSGEKSGPYKHLLTGVSYMLPMVVAGGLLIALSFVFGIKAYEQEGTLAATLMQIGGDAAFKLMVPVLAGYIAYSIADRPGLAPGMIGGLLASSLGAGFIGGIVAGFIAGYSAKAIARWVRLPDSLEALKPILIIPLLASLITGLTMIYIVGSPVAGVLLALTQFLDSMGSTNAILLGALLGGMMCVDLGGPINKAAYAFSVGLLASSSYAPMAATMAGGMVPPIAMAIATVLARRKFAQSERQAGKAAGVLGLCFISEGAIPFAAKDPLRVIPASIAGGALTGALSMYFGCKLMAPHGGLFVLLIPNAMNHALLYLLAIVAGSLLTGVLYALIKQPEAQPLAVEAR; this is encoded by the coding sequence ATGAATCTGCTGATCGTCACCGCCTGCCCCAATGGCCAGGTCACCAGCGTGCTGTGTTCGCGCCTGTTGCAGGCTGCAGCCGAGCGCCTGGGCTGGCAAACCCGTGTCGAGGTGCATGACGCGCGCGCGATTGGTTCGCCATTGAGCGAGGCGCAGATTGCCGCGGCCGACTGGGTGCTGGTGGTCAAGACCGGTGAGCTGCCGCTGAGCCGCTTCGTCGGCAAGCGCCTGTTTCAGGCCACGCCGGCCGAGGCATTGGCCGACCCGCAGCGTTTTCTGCGCGAGGCCGCCGAGCGTGCTCAGACCTATGGCGACAGCAGCGAGCCTGCCTCAGGCGGGCGTCGTCGGCTGGTCGCGGTCACTGCTTGCCCGACCGGTGTGGCGCATACCTTCATGGCCGCTGAAGCGCTGCAACAGGCGGCGCTGCGCATGGGCATCGAATTGCAGGTGGAAACCCGCGGCTCGGTCGGTGCGCGCAACCTGCTCGACGATGCGGCAATCGATGCGGCCGATGCCGTGCTGCTGGCCACCGATATCGAGGTCGACACCAGCCGCTTCGCCGGCAAGAAGGTCTACCGCTGCGGCACTGGTGTGGCGCTCAAGCAGCCGCAACAGACGCTGGAGCGCGCCTTGAGCGAGGCGCGCCCGTTGAGCGAGGCCAAGCCGGCCGAGGGCAACGCTGCTGCCCCCAGTGGTGAGAAATCCGGCCCCTACAAGCACCTGCTCACCGGCGTTTCTTACATGTTGCCGATGGTGGTGGCGGGTGGCCTGCTGATCGCGCTGTCGTTCGTCTTCGGCATCAAGGCGTATGAGCAGGAGGGCACCTTGGCGGCTACGTTGATGCAGATCGGTGGCGACGCCGCATTCAAGCTGATGGTGCCGGTACTGGCCGGCTACATCGCCTACTCCATCGCCGACCGTCCGGGGCTGGCACCAGGGATGATCGGTGGATTGCTCGCCAGTTCGCTGGGCGCCGGTTTTATCGGCGGCATTGTCGCCGGCTTCATCGCCGGCTATTCGGCCAAGGCCATTGCCCGCTGGGTGCGTTTGCCGGACAGTCTGGAGGCGCTCAAGCCGATCCTGATCATCCCGCTGTTGGCCAGCCTGATCACTGGTCTGACGATGATCTATATCGTCGGCAGCCCCGTGGCTGGTGTGTTGCTGGCGCTCACCCAGTTCCTCGACAGCATGGGCAGCACCAATGCCATCCTCCTGGGCGCGCTGCTTGGCGGCATGATGTGCGTGGATCTCGGGGGGCCGATCAACAAGGCGGCCTATGCCTTCTCGGTCGGCCTGCTGGCTTCGAGCAGCTACGCGCCAATGGCCGCGACCATGGCCGGTGGCATGGTGCCGCCGATTGCCATGGCCATCGCCACCGTGCTGGCGCGGCGCAAGTTCGCCCAGAGCGAGCGTCAGGCAGGCAAGGCGGCCGGGGTGCTGGGTTTGTGCTTCATCTCCGAGGGGGCGATTCCCTTCGCTGCGAAGGATCCGTTGCGGGTGATCCCGGCCAGTATTGCCGGTGGTGCGCTGACCGGCGCACTGTCGATGTACTTCGGTTGCAAGCTGATGGCACCGCACGGAGGCCTGTTCGTGCTGCTGATCCCCAACGCCATGAACCACGCGCTGCTATACCTGCTGGCCATCGTCGCCGGCAGCCTGCTTACCGGCGTGCTCTACGCGTTGATCAAACAGCCCGAGGCGCAGCCGTTGGCAGTCGAGGCGCGATAA
- the ptsP gene encoding phosphoenolpyruvate--protein phosphotransferase, with amino-acid sequence MLELDASQIQMGRAAANKGEALAMLGDALASAGLATAAYLDGLQAREAQGSTFLGQGIAIPHGTPQTRDQVLRTGVSLIQFPAGVDWGNGQQVYLAIAIAAQSDEHLHLLQLLTRALGEGDLSQALREAREPAQILELLQGAPQALALDGQLVALAQPAEDFDELLWQGARLLRQSGCARSGFALGLARGEPLPLGDGLWWLHSEASVERPGLAFVTPAQPLTFRGEALRGLFCLASQGEAHRQALERLCDVLIGGRAAAFSDASDSRQVIEALGGEVPPDWPSLSVPLLNAHGLHARPAKALSELAQGFAGEIRVRLLGDTGAGVSAKSLSRLLALGARRGQTLEFSAEAVIADSALPAIRAAVESGLGETVEPLSEALPEVAAQLELIEAVAPVAGSRLLAVGASPGIAMGPALVRTPPTFDFAEQGQGVETERARLDAALAAVAAQIQRLVDGAGVASIREIFSAHLAMLADPALREDVEARLGKGASAEAAWQVEVEAAAKRQEALHDPLLAERAADLRDIGNRVLAHLCGVELPSEPNEPYILVMAEVVPSDVAGLDRQRVAGILTARGGATAHSAIIARALGIPAVVGAGDGVLALAQGTPLLLDGDSGLLRIAPDTAERDQALHEREVAQQRREQAHAERFSDAKTRDGVRVEVAANIGASGETADAVELGAEAVGLLRTELVFMEHAQAPDHAAQEREYRRVLDALGGRPLVVRTLDVGGDKPLPYWPMPAEENPFLGVRGIRLSLQRPEILETQLRALLASADGRPLRIMFPMVGSVEEWRAARDMVQRLREEIDVRDLQVGIMIEVPSAALLAPVLAREVDFFSIGTNDLTQYCLAIDRGHPQLSVQADGLHPAVLRLIEMTVTAAHTQGKWVGVCGELASDRLAVPLLVGLGVDELSVTPRSIALVKARVRELDSRQARTLADRALTLDSASAVRALVAEMH; translated from the coding sequence ATGCTCGAACTCGATGCCAGCCAAATCCAGATGGGCCGGGCGGCGGCGAACAAGGGCGAAGCCCTGGCCATGCTTGGCGATGCGTTGGCCAGTGCCGGCCTGGCTACTGCGGCTTACCTCGACGGCTTGCAGGCTCGCGAAGCCCAGGGCTCGACCTTTCTCGGCCAGGGCATCGCCATTCCCCATGGCACGCCACAGACCCGCGATCAGGTACTGCGCACCGGCGTCAGCCTGATTCAGTTTCCGGCTGGAGTGGATTGGGGCAATGGCCAGCAGGTTTATCTGGCCATCGCCATCGCTGCCCAGTCCGATGAGCACCTGCATCTGCTGCAACTGCTGACCCGCGCCCTGGGCGAGGGTGACCTGAGCCAGGCGCTGCGTGAAGCTCGCGAGCCGGCGCAGATACTCGAGTTGCTGCAGGGCGCACCGCAGGCGTTGGCATTGGACGGCCAACTGGTGGCGCTGGCGCAGCCTGCCGAAGATTTCGACGAATTGCTCTGGCAGGGGGCACGCCTGTTGCGTCAGTCCGGCTGCGCCCGTAGCGGTTTCGCCCTCGGGCTGGCGCGTGGTGAGCCGCTGCCGCTGGGCGATGGCCTGTGGTGGCTGCACAGCGAGGCCAGCGTCGAGCGCCCTGGCTTGGCCTTCGTCACCCCGGCGCAACCGCTGACGTTCCGCGGCGAAGCGCTGCGTGGTCTGTTCTGCCTGGCCAGCCAGGGCGAGGCGCACAGACAGGCGCTGGAGCGCCTGTGCGATGTGCTGATCGGTGGCCGAGCCGCAGCGTTCAGCGACGCCAGCGATAGCCGCCAGGTGATCGAGGCGCTGGGCGGTGAGGTGCCGCCGGACTGGCCCAGTCTCAGCGTGCCGTTGCTCAATGCCCATGGTCTGCACGCGCGTCCGGCAAAGGCACTGAGCGAACTGGCGCAGGGCTTCGCCGGTGAGATCCGCGTGCGCCTGCTCGGCGACACGGGCGCCGGGGTTTCGGCCAAGAGCCTCAGTCGCCTGCTGGCGCTGGGCGCGCGGCGTGGCCAGACGCTCGAATTCAGCGCCGAAGCGGTGATTGCCGACAGCGCGCTGCCGGCCATTCGCGCCGCAGTGGAAAGTGGTTTGGGCGAAACGGTCGAACCACTCAGCGAAGCGCTGCCCGAGGTGGCGGCGCAGCTTGAGCTGATCGAGGCCGTCGCCCCCGTCGCCGGTAGTCGCTTGCTGGCCGTTGGCGCCTCGCCCGGTATCGCCATGGGGCCGGCACTGGTACGTACGCCGCCGACCTTTGATTTCGCCGAGCAAGGTCAGGGTGTCGAGACGGAGCGTGCGCGTCTGGATGCAGCCCTGGCCGCCGTTGCCGCGCAGATTCAGCGCCTGGTCGATGGCGCCGGCGTGGCGAGCATTCGTGAGATATTCAGCGCCCACCTGGCCATGCTCGCTGATCCCGCGCTGCGTGAAGATGTCGAGGCCCGCCTGGGCAAGGGCGCGAGCGCTGAGGCGGCCTGGCAGGTCGAAGTCGAGGCGGCGGCCAAGCGTCAGGAGGCCCTGCATGATCCATTGCTGGCCGAACGTGCGGCTGATCTACGTGATATTGGCAATCGTGTGCTGGCGCACCTCTGCGGTGTCGAGCTGCCCAGCGAGCCGAATGAACCTTACATATTGGTGATGGCCGAAGTCGTGCCGTCGGACGTGGCTGGCCTCGACCGTCAACGTGTCGCTGGCATCCTGACCGCGCGCGGTGGTGCTACCGCGCACAGCGCGATCATCGCTCGCGCACTGGGAATCCCCGCTGTGGTCGGGGCCGGTGATGGCGTGCTGGCGTTGGCGCAAGGCACGCCGCTGTTGCTCGATGGCGACAGCGGCCTGCTGCGTATCGCGCCGGATACCGCCGAGCGCGATCAGGCGTTGCATGAGCGTGAGGTGGCGCAGCAGCGGCGTGAGCAGGCGCATGCCGAGCGCTTCAGCGACGCAAAGACCCGTGACGGTGTGCGTGTGGAAGTGGCGGCCAATATCGGCGCCAGTGGCGAAACCGCTGATGCGGTGGAACTGGGCGCGGAAGCGGTGGGCCTGCTGCGCACCGAGCTGGTGTTCATGGAGCATGCTCAGGCGCCGGATCACGCTGCGCAGGAGCGCGAGTATCGGCGTGTGCTCGATGCATTGGGTGGCCGCCCGTTGGTGGTGCGCACACTGGATGTCGGCGGCGACAAACCCCTGCCTTACTGGCCGATGCCGGCTGAGGAGAACCCTTTCCTTGGTGTACGTGGCATTCGCCTGAGCCTGCAGCGCCCGGAGATTCTGGAAACCCAGTTGCGCGCCTTGCTCGCCTCGGCCGATGGCCGCCCGCTGCGGATCATGTTCCCCATGGTCGGTTCGGTGGAGGAGTGGCGTGCGGCGCGTGACATGGTGCAGCGCCTGCGCGAAGAGATCGATGTGCGCGACCTGCAGGTCGGCATCATGATCGAAGTGCCCTCGGCCGCACTGCTGGCGCCGGTGCTGGCGCGTGAGGTGGACTTCTTCAGCATCGGCACCAATGACCTGACCCAGTACTGCCTGGCCATCGACCGCGGCCATCCGCAGCTGTCGGTGCAGGCCGATGGACTGCACCCGGCCGTGTTGCGCCTGATCGAGATGACCGTGACCGCTGCTCATACGCAGGGCAAGTGGGTCGGCGTCTGTGGCGAACTGGCCAGCGACCGCCTGGCCGTGCCGCTGCTGGTGGGGCTTGGCGTGGACGAACTGAGCGTGACGCCACGCTCGATTGCCCTGGTCAAGGCGCGCGTGCGCGAGCTGGACAGCCGCCAGGCACGCACCCTGGCAGATCGCGCCCTGACCCTGGACAGTGCCAGCGCCGTGCGCGCGCTGGTCGCGGAGATGCATTGA